A stretch of the Salmo salar chromosome ssa20, Ssal_v3.1, whole genome shotgun sequence genome encodes the following:
- the ift20 gene encoding intraflagellar transport protein 20 homolog isoform X1, with product MLCFTAPLPPSITQLLETGFVAMAKDPLAEAGLHFDELNKLRILEPEVDQKTTELKEECEDFVDKISQFQKIVGGLIELVDELAKEAETEKMKAIGARNLLKSVAKQREAQQQQLQALIAEKKMQLERYRIEYEALSKVEAEQNEFIEQFILQK from the exons ATGCTGTGTTTTACAGCCCCCCTTCCCCCATCTATAACCCAGCTCTTGGAGACAGGTTTTGTGGCCATGGCGAAAGACCCGTTGGCTGAAGCTGGTCTTCATTTTGATGAGCTCAACAAGCTGCGGATTCTGGAACCAGAAGTGGACCAGAAGACCACCGAGCTCAAGGAGGAGTGTGAAGACTTTGTTGACA AAATCAGCCAGTTTCAGAAGATAGTGGGTGGTCTCATTGAGCTGGTGGATGAATTGGCAAAAGAGGCAGAGACAGAAAAGATGAAG gctATTGGAGCCAGGAACCTGTTGAAGTCTGTGGCCAAGCAGAGGGAGGCCCAGCAACAGCAGCTCCAGGCCCTGATAGCAGAGAAGAAGATGCAGCTGGAGAG GTATCGCATTGAGTACGAAGCTCTCTCCAAAGTGGAGGCGGAGCAGAATGAGTTTATTGAACAGTTCATTCTGCAGAAATAA
- the ift20 gene encoding intraflagellar transport protein 20 homolog isoform X2, whose product MAKDPLAEAGLHFDELNKLRILEPEVDQKTTELKEECEDFVDKISQFQKIVGGLIELVDELAKEAETEKMKAIGARNLLKSVAKQREAQQQQLQALIAEKKMQLERYRIEYEALSKVEAEQNEFIEQFILQK is encoded by the exons ATGGCGAAAGACCCGTTGGCTGAAGCTGGTCTTCATTTTGATGAGCTCAACAAGCTGCGGATTCTGGAACCAGAAGTGGACCAGAAGACCACCGAGCTCAAGGAGGAGTGTGAAGACTTTGTTGACA AAATCAGCCAGTTTCAGAAGATAGTGGGTGGTCTCATTGAGCTGGTGGATGAATTGGCAAAAGAGGCAGAGACAGAAAAGATGAAG gctATTGGAGCCAGGAACCTGTTGAAGTCTGTGGCCAAGCAGAGGGAGGCCCAGCAACAGCAGCTCCAGGCCCTGATAGCAGAGAAGAAGATGCAGCTGGAGAG GTATCGCATTGAGTACGAAGCTCTCTCCAAAGTGGAGGCGGAGCAGAATGAGTTTATTGAACAGTTCATTCTGCAGAAATAA